In Kwoniella shivajii chromosome 11, complete sequence, the DNA window AATAAGATCCAATATCACTTACTCTCTCAACagctgctgcttcttcttgagtcAAATTAACTTGCATCACTTGAGGTCCCCCAAaaccatcatcttcctcatcaccttctccacccgCTCCAAGTAACTCATAAAGAGCTTGAGGGTTTTCATTGATTAATTGTGCGAGTTGTGGATTTGATGCTGCGATTTGTTGAAGCAGGGGTTGGATCAAAGCTGGATTTTGTTGTACCATCTGTATGTAaattcctcatcatcagctgattatcaAACAAGCGATGAGTTGGTTCGCAGCTAAGACCTAGACATACCTCTCGGATTTGTTGCAAATGAGGTGCGTTGGCTAATCCACCTGCAGCCCCTGCACCggcacctgcaccagcaccagGAGCGCCTCCAAGTCCACCGAGTCCACCGGCTGCAGGACCGGCAGGAGCACCTCGATCACGGTTCACTGGAAAAGGGATAAGAATTAGGTTTCATATTCATACGAAGGATACGTAAGAAAAGCAAGCTCACTAGCAGCTTCGGCAGCCTATATTTGTTTTTAACAAATCAGCCAGAGAACACCGTTGAGACCGGTATGCGACTCACAGCGAACAGGTTCTCAGCACTTCCAGCAGGACCTGACGGTTGAGCCGGTTGAGCTGCGGGAGCAGAAGGAGCCGGTTGAGCAGGCTGGGCAATGGGAGTAGCGGCggaaggagcaggagcagatGGGGCAGCAGGCTATGAGGAacaatatcagctcaacGTCCATGCCATAGCCCACTCAATGTACATACAGAAggagcttgagcttgagcctAGATATTCTGCATCAGCATATATACCATACATGAAGGATGCTAGGCGATCTTACAGCTGGTGCAGGTTGACCCATTCCTTCTACTTGAGGTATATCTCCCTATATTGAATGAGCTAAATCAGTTTCATTGCCCCTCTCTATTTCCATGTCTGTTTTAATGATGAACTCACACTCATAAGGTATTCTACTGCTCTATCAGGATTATTGAAACTTGCTCTTAACGCTCTGACCACCAAATC includes these proteins:
- a CDS encoding UV excision repair protein Rad23 — encoded protein: MVKITFKTVQNKLFTVEAEGSETVGDLKKKIQETQTFPTENQKLIYSGKILNDAATVESLKIKEKDFLVVMVSKPKAAPAAVASTSTPAPAPAPSTSAPAPVAETPAAAPASTESAPVPTEAPSAPASTESSSAVESGLGGSFVTGSALQAAIEGMVEMGFERDLVVRALRASFNNPDRAVEYLMSGDIPQVEGMGQPAPAPAAPSAPAPSAATPIAQPAQPAPSAPAAQPAQPSGPAGSAENLFAAAEAAMNRDRGAPAGPAAGGLGGLGGAPGAGAGAGAGAAGGLANAPHLQQIREMVQQNPALIQPLLQQIAASNPQLAQLINENPQALYELLGAGGEGDEEDDGFGGPQVMQVNLTQEEAAAVERLEGLGFDRQMVLQAYMLCDKNEELAANFLFEQGEDD